A window from Vulcanimicrobium alpinum encodes these proteins:
- a CDS encoding nitrilase-related carbon-nitrogen hydrolase encodes MHAALVQFKPRKGEVAANLAAMRAVFAQLAERPIDLIVFPEAALTGYFLEGAVYELAFESATLAAKIDEQWRASGAGGAVDVVCGFYENFGGTFHNSAIYVRCGEPDGVHVVHVHRKMFLPTYGVFDEERFLTRGRHLSTFPTPFGEAAMLICEDMWHALMPTVAALKGARLLIVPSASPARGLGGDGELESTLRWKAILGSTAAEHGVYVLYAGLTGFEGGKGMGGATCAFSPRGDLIASLGPLDAGILRVELDTGEIDIARATIPLLGDLSAVLPDLWLDEEIPVTRRVEERA; translated from the coding sequence ATGCACGCCGCCCTCGTGCAGTTCAAGCCGCGCAAGGGTGAGGTGGCGGCGAACCTCGCTGCGATGCGCGCCGTCTTCGCGCAATTGGCGGAGCGGCCGATCGACCTGATCGTGTTCCCGGAAGCCGCGCTCACCGGATACTTTCTCGAAGGCGCGGTGTACGAGCTCGCCTTCGAAAGCGCGACGCTCGCGGCGAAGATCGACGAACAGTGGCGCGCCTCCGGCGCCGGCGGGGCCGTCGACGTCGTGTGCGGGTTCTACGAGAACTTCGGGGGGACGTTTCACAACAGCGCGATCTACGTGCGCTGCGGCGAGCCCGACGGCGTGCACGTCGTGCACGTGCATCGCAAGATGTTCCTGCCGACCTACGGCGTCTTCGACGAGGAGCGATTCCTCACGCGCGGACGGCATCTCTCGACGTTTCCGACGCCGTTCGGCGAGGCCGCGATGCTGATCTGCGAAGACATGTGGCACGCGCTGATGCCGACGGTCGCCGCGCTCAAAGGCGCACGCCTGCTCATCGTGCCGAGCGCGTCGCCGGCGCGCGGGCTCGGCGGCGACGGCGAACTCGAGAGCACGCTGCGCTGGAAGGCGATCCTCGGCTCGACCGCCGCCGAACACGGCGTCTACGTCCTCTACGCGGGACTCACCGGTTTCGAAGGAGGGAAGGGGATGGGCGGCGCGACCTGCGCGTTCTCGCCGCGCGGCGACCTCATCGCTTCGCTCGGGCCGCTCGACGCCGGGATCCTGCGCGTCGAGCTCGACACCGGCGAGATCGACATCGCGCGCGCGACGATCCCGCTTTTGGGCGATCTCTCCGCCGTGCTGCCGGACCTGTGGCTCGACGAGGAGATCCCGGTGACGCGCCGCGTGGAGGAACGGGCATGA
- a CDS encoding NAD+ synthase, which produces MTAIAPLPIVDASLDEPSLAIDPALTARWLEAFLHDELIERRKIGRAVLGLSGGIDSALVAFLCARALGPENVYAIRMPYRASSPSSLSDAQRVVDATGINVETIEITDAVDGYLRHAPDADARRKGNVMARTRMLVLFDQSARRNALPIGTGNKTERLLGYFTWHADDTPPVNPIGDLFKTQVWALARRLGVPTEVIDKPPSADLEANQTDEADIGITYAKADRILNMILLGYKDDAIAARGFTRDEVRLVRRRVDGTHWKRHLPTTALVSGTAINEFYLRPVDL; this is translated from the coding sequence ATGACCGCGATCGCGCCGCTCCCGATCGTCGACGCGAGTCTCGACGAGCCGTCGCTGGCGATCGACCCCGCCCTCACGGCGCGCTGGCTCGAAGCGTTTCTGCACGACGAACTGATCGAACGGCGCAAGATCGGCCGCGCCGTGCTCGGGCTCTCGGGTGGGATCGACAGCGCGCTGGTCGCGTTTCTCTGCGCGCGGGCGCTGGGGCCCGAGAACGTCTACGCGATCCGGATGCCGTACCGGGCGTCGAGCCCGTCGTCGCTGAGCGACGCGCAGCGGGTCGTCGACGCGACCGGGATCAACGTCGAGACGATCGAGATCACTGACGCGGTCGACGGCTACCTGCGGCATGCGCCGGACGCCGACGCGCGTCGCAAGGGGAACGTCATGGCGCGCACGCGCATGCTCGTGCTGTTCGATCAATCGGCGCGCCGCAACGCGCTTCCGATCGGTACCGGGAACAAGACCGAACGTCTCCTCGGCTATTTCACCTGGCACGCCGACGACACGCCGCCGGTGAACCCGATCGGCGATCTGTTCAAGACGCAGGTCTGGGCACTCGCGCGGCGGCTCGGCGTTCCAACCGAAGTGATCGACAAACCGCCGAGCGCCGACCTCGAGGCGAATCAGACCGACGAGGCCGACATCGGCATCACCTACGCGAAAGCCGACCGCATCCTCAACATGATTCTGCTCGGATACAAAGACGACGCAATCGCCGCGCGCGGATTCACGCGCGACGAGGTGCGCCTGGTCCGCCGCCGCGTCGACGGCACGCACTGGAAGCGCCACCTCCCCACCACCGCCCTCGTCTCGGGGACCGCGATCAACGAATTCTACCTTCGCCCGGTGGACTTGTAA
- a CDS encoding precorrin-2 dehydrogenase/sirohydrochlorin ferrochelatase family protein has protein sequence MERVADPLPPHGFFPVSLNLVGRKCVVIGEPGDREAVEKDAALREVDADVRWITNPAELRDEDVADAFFVISTPQDEALSARLRALADRHKFLFCAIDQPLHGFVAMQAIVRAGPVKIGISTGGVAPRVGKIIKEALQHVMDAKFARFIECLGTQKVRGRTTMSERADRRAAIIGATDGFALDVRASYPEWYEDEVRAQLPAIEER, from the coding sequence GTGGAACGCGTCGCGGATCCGCTTCCGCCGCACGGCTTTTTTCCGGTGAGCCTCAACCTCGTCGGCCGCAAGTGCGTCGTGATCGGCGAACCCGGCGACCGCGAAGCCGTCGAAAAAGACGCCGCGCTGCGCGAAGTCGACGCCGACGTCCGGTGGATCACGAATCCCGCCGAGCTGCGCGACGAAGACGTCGCCGACGCGTTCTTCGTGATCTCCACCCCGCAGGACGAGGCGCTTTCCGCGCGCTTGCGCGCGCTCGCCGACCGCCACAAGTTCCTGTTCTGCGCGATCGACCAGCCGCTGCACGGCTTCGTCGCGATGCAGGCGATCGTGCGCGCCGGCCCGGTCAAGATCGGCATCTCGACCGGCGGCGTCGCGCCGCGCGTCGGCAAGATCATCAAGGAAGCACTCCAGCATGTGATGGACGCGAAGTTCGCGCGCTTCATCGAGTGTCTGGGGACGCAGAAGGTCCGCGGCCGCACGACGATGAGCGAGCGCGCCGACCGCCGCGCCGCGATCATCGGCGCGACCGACGGCTTCGCGCTCGACGTGCGGGCGTCGTATCCCGAGTGGTACGAAGACGAAGTTCGCGCACAGCTGCCGGCGATCGAGGAACGCTGA
- a CDS encoding competence/damage-inducible protein A — MASVEIVTVGTEILLGHLVDTNSVHIAKQLADHGVDVFAKHSVGDNADRLFAMLEGVLERADGAICTGGLGSTVDDLTKDAVGRAVGRPLVLHEPSLRAMEERFRQFGRVMAENNKRQAYLPEGCVVLPNPHGTAPGFVALRDDGKFVACMPGVPREMKPMLAERLIPWLEQRFALRSAIYTKTLHTVGIGESDLDRRVEDLFRSLENPKIAMLAHGFRVDVKIMAKAQSRVEADAMIAPVAEELRRRIGTHYFGDDETTLAGAIVAQVIARGWTFGTAESCTGGAIADKIVAVPGASAAFRGSIVAYANDVKTSLLDVSETTLETVGAVSEETAIAMARGARSRLGVDLAIATTGIAGPEGGTAEKPVGLVWFAIASPDGEVETRRMTFPGDRADVRDRASIAALSLLWHRLQAADAIPAR, encoded by the coding sequence ATGGCATCCGTCGAGATCGTCACGGTCGGAACCGAGATCTTGCTCGGCCACCTCGTCGACACCAACAGCGTCCACATCGCCAAGCAGCTCGCCGATCACGGCGTCGACGTCTTCGCAAAGCACTCCGTCGGCGACAACGCCGACCGGCTCTTCGCGATGCTCGAAGGCGTCCTGGAACGCGCGGACGGTGCGATCTGCACCGGCGGCCTCGGGTCGACCGTCGACGATCTCACCAAAGACGCCGTCGGCCGCGCCGTCGGCAGGCCGCTGGTTCTGCACGAGCCGTCCCTGCGTGCGATGGAAGAGCGCTTTCGCCAGTTCGGCCGCGTGATGGCCGAAAACAATAAACGCCAAGCGTACCTCCCCGAAGGCTGCGTCGTGCTTCCGAATCCGCACGGGACGGCGCCGGGGTTCGTCGCGCTGCGCGACGACGGGAAGTTCGTCGCATGCATGCCCGGCGTGCCGCGCGAGATGAAGCCGATGCTGGCGGAACGGCTGATCCCGTGGCTCGAGCAGCGCTTCGCTTTGCGCTCGGCGATCTACACGAAGACCCTGCACACCGTGGGGATCGGCGAGTCGGACCTCGACCGCCGCGTCGAAGATCTGTTCCGCTCGCTCGAAAACCCGAAGATCGCGATGCTCGCGCACGGCTTCCGCGTCGACGTCAAGATCATGGCCAAAGCGCAGAGCCGAGTTGAGGCCGACGCGATGATCGCGCCCGTCGCCGAAGAACTGCGCCGGCGTATCGGCACCCACTACTTCGGCGACGACGAGACGACGCTCGCCGGCGCGATCGTCGCGCAGGTCATCGCGCGCGGGTGGACGTTCGGCACGGCGGAGTCGTGCACCGGCGGCGCGATCGCGGACAAAATCGTCGCGGTCCCCGGCGCGTCGGCGGCGTTCCGCGGTTCGATCGTCGCGTACGCGAACGACGTGAAGACGTCACTGCTCGACGTGTCGGAGACGACGCTCGAGACCGTCGGCGCAGTGAGCGAGGAGACCGCGATCGCGATGGCGCGCGGCGCCCGCTCGCGCCTGGGCGTCGACCTTGCGATCGCAACGACCGGGATCGCCGGACCCGAGGGCGGTACGGCCGAGAAACCGGTCGGCCTCGTGTGGTTCGCGATCGCCTCGCCCGACGGCGAGGTCGAGACGCGCCGCATGACGTTCCCCGGCGATCGCGCCGACGTGCGCGATCGGGCCTCGATCGCCGCGCTGAGCTTGCTTTGGCATCGGCTGCAGGCGGCGGACGCGATCCCGGCCCGTTGA
- a CDS encoding S8 family peptidase: MGALWFGLVRSSGALLVMGLTLSACGGGGGGSSTPSTPAAPTPTPSPTPAPGTCATLPATAGGSTYTLTSDPTGIAVTRANAGKLQCTYFTGVTTTTDAPQSAPNLWAYEFGSLSNNPFTVTIQQTSNGPHTIYYNQPGDSSGAIVTSSLQSSQRAVASVVGLGANEPHRGVRRFTGTGVDPTQVLVRYRTLAESGGRAIASRVEAAAGTRGVDAFAPAGIYQRFVAVPSGADTTSFASALRSRTEVADVFPVHKRVPLSVPPTTIIDPHGNNRDQWYLFDDGFPYAWSYSKGDGAVIASIDTGVDLKNTDLSSKVIYSIGYVTGSAQDTNGHGTNTASIAVAATNNAFGFAGGGYNVALLAYNIFPDATATSDSQTASTSDEVKAIQDAVARKADVISLSLGAAANYYPNDGFDQGEHDAVEAAIAAGVTVVAAAGNDADGSETGTPHTSLDYPAAYDGVIAVGASALRTSATDTLASSTEYVTSYSQYGPNLGVVAPGGDPPSNTDQDPLHWIWNYSTSTANYAKDKCSTPSPATSCSAYFAGTSQATPQVAAVAALMIAKAGGHGSLSPARVAQIIDGTADNINDPHQGHGRLNAYRALASVAGDSGAVYTGPSPQKTSPGQLVAFAYQNSGGVTPTILDVDYPAGIPVSTAGTFRIGDVPYTAGSYKVGVWYDANGDGKIDAGDQFGSAGVICVSTAKCTIPTITMSVVSAGFVLP, from the coding sequence GTGGGCGCTCTTTGGTTCGGTCTCGTCCGCAGCAGCGGCGCCCTACTCGTCATGGGCCTCACGCTGAGTGCCTGCGGCGGCGGAGGTGGCGGCAGTTCGACGCCGTCGACGCCTGCAGCGCCGACGCCCACGCCGTCGCCGACGCCCGCGCCCGGAACCTGCGCCACGCTACCGGCGACTGCGGGAGGCTCGACGTACACGCTGACGTCCGACCCGACGGGGATCGCGGTCACGCGTGCGAACGCCGGTAAGCTGCAATGCACGTACTTCACCGGCGTGACGACGACGACCGACGCGCCGCAGTCCGCGCCCAACCTGTGGGCGTACGAGTTTGGTTCGCTCTCGAACAATCCGTTCACCGTCACGATTCAGCAGACCAGCAACGGCCCGCACACGATCTATTACAACCAGCCTGGTGATTCGAGCGGTGCGATCGTGACCTCGTCGCTGCAGTCCTCGCAGCGAGCGGTAGCGAGCGTGGTCGGTCTCGGTGCGAACGAGCCGCATCGCGGCGTTCGGCGCTTCACCGGGACGGGCGTCGATCCGACCCAGGTGCTCGTTCGATATCGTACCCTTGCGGAGAGCGGCGGACGTGCGATCGCCTCGCGCGTCGAGGCGGCCGCCGGTACGCGCGGGGTCGACGCGTTCGCGCCTGCCGGCATCTACCAGCGATTCGTCGCGGTGCCGAGCGGCGCCGACACGACCTCGTTCGCGAGCGCGTTGCGCTCGCGAACGGAAGTCGCCGACGTCTTTCCGGTGCACAAGCGAGTCCCGCTTTCGGTGCCTCCCACGACGATTATCGATCCGCACGGGAACAACCGCGATCAGTGGTATCTGTTCGACGACGGCTTCCCATACGCGTGGTCGTATTCGAAGGGCGATGGCGCGGTCATCGCGTCGATCGACACCGGAGTCGACCTGAAGAACACCGATCTTTCATCGAAGGTCATCTATTCGATCGGATATGTCACCGGCAGCGCGCAAGACACGAACGGGCACGGCACGAACACCGCTTCGATCGCTGTCGCTGCGACAAACAACGCGTTCGGATTCGCCGGAGGCGGCTACAACGTTGCCTTGCTGGCCTACAACATCTTCCCCGATGCGACGGCGACCAGCGATTCCCAGACGGCCAGCACTTCGGACGAAGTAAAGGCGATTCAGGATGCCGTTGCGCGCAAGGCCGACGTGATTTCGCTGAGCCTCGGCGCGGCAGCGAATTACTATCCGAACGACGGCTTCGATCAAGGCGAGCACGATGCGGTCGAGGCGGCGATCGCCGCGGGCGTCACCGTCGTCGCGGCGGCCGGCAACGATGCCGACGGCAGCGAGACGGGAACGCCGCACACCTCGCTCGACTATCCCGCCGCCTACGACGGGGTTATTGCGGTGGGTGCCAGCGCGCTGCGCACCAGCGCCACCGATACGCTTGCGAGCTCAACTGAATACGTGACCTCGTATTCACAATACGGACCGAACCTCGGGGTGGTGGCTCCGGGCGGTGATCCGCCGAGCAACACCGATCAAGATCCGCTGCACTGGATCTGGAACTACTCGACGAGCACCGCGAACTATGCGAAGGACAAGTGCAGCACGCCGAGTCCGGCGACGTCGTGCAGCGCGTATTTCGCGGGGACGTCGCAGGCGACGCCGCAGGTTGCCGCGGTCGCTGCGCTGATGATCGCGAAGGCGGGCGGGCACGGGTCGCTCTCCCCGGCGCGTGTCGCGCAGATCATCGACGGCACCGCCGACAACATCAACGATCCGCATCAGGGGCACGGGCGCCTCAACGCGTACCGTGCGCTGGCGTCCGTCGCCGGCGACAGCGGCGCGGTCTACACTGGTCCGTCGCCGCAGAAAACGAGCCCGGGGCAGCTGGTCGCGTTCGCCTATCAGAACAGCGGCGGCGTGACGCCGACGATCCTCGATGTCGACTATCCGGCGGGGATTCCGGTGTCGACGGCCGGGACGTTCCGCATCGGCGACGTGCCGTATACGGCGGGGTCGTATAAGGTCGGCGTGTGGTACGACGCGAACGGCGACGGGAAGATCGATGCCGGCGATCAGTTCGGGTCGGCGGGCGTGATCTGCGTTTCGACGGCGAAGTGCACGATTCCGACGATCACGATGAGCGTGGTCTCTGCCGGGTTCGTTCTGCCGTAG
- a CDS encoding Gfo/Idh/MocA family protein, with product MSALKVGIVGSGFGGIVHAPAFALHPRFEVIAIASPVNARRVADERRIPLAFASTQEMLAGAELDVVSVASPPFDHHPSVMAALAAGKHVLCEKPFAVNVAQAEEMVAAAERAGVATALAFEFRYVPTVRAVLELIENRHVGALREIEVARMGSELLERKTDRARGWWFDLERGGGVANAVMPHFFDLANQLAGRAPRATHGLLRTANPHRVDAQGPFSSTVADGAFAYVDYGDGIVARVSTDSTTVVESLTVAVHGEVRSAVANGPWFSDLALFAIGDDEQDELEIAESPYHRHRVIAPNIPWFLSLLDDFAERIDLGGGHGPTFADGLTVQRQLEAIGYTV from the coding sequence ATGAGCGCGCTCAAGGTCGGGATCGTCGGTTCGGGTTTCGGCGGCATCGTGCACGCGCCGGCGTTCGCGCTGCATCCGCGGTTCGAGGTCATCGCGATCGCCTCGCCGGTGAACGCGCGCCGAGTCGCCGACGAGCGGCGCATCCCGCTGGCGTTCGCTTCCACGCAGGAAATGCTCGCCGGCGCCGAGCTCGACGTCGTCTCGGTCGCGTCGCCGCCGTTCGATCACCATCCGTCGGTGATGGCCGCGCTCGCGGCCGGAAAGCACGTGCTCTGCGAGAAACCGTTCGCGGTCAACGTCGCGCAGGCCGAGGAGATGGTCGCGGCGGCCGAACGGGCGGGCGTCGCGACGGCGCTCGCCTTCGAGTTCCGCTACGTCCCGACCGTGCGCGCGGTCCTCGAACTGATCGAGAACCGCCACGTCGGAGCGCTGCGCGAGATCGAAGTCGCGCGGATGGGGAGTGAACTGCTCGAGCGCAAGACCGACCGCGCGCGCGGCTGGTGGTTCGACCTCGAGCGCGGCGGCGGCGTCGCGAACGCCGTGATGCCGCACTTCTTCGATCTGGCCAACCAGCTTGCGGGCCGCGCGCCGCGCGCGACGCACGGACTGCTGCGCACCGCCAACCCGCATCGCGTCGACGCGCAGGGCCCGTTCAGCAGCACGGTCGCCGACGGCGCCTTCGCCTACGTCGACTACGGCGACGGCATCGTCGCCCGCGTGAGCACGGACTCGACGACCGTCGTCGAGTCGCTGACGGTTGCCGTCCACGGCGAAGTGCGCAGCGCGGTCGCGAACGGCCCCTGGTTCAGCGACCTCGCGCTCTTCGCGATCGGCGACGACGAACAGGACGAACTCGAGATCGCCGAGTCACCGTATCATCGCCACCGCGTGATCGCGCCGAACATCCCGTGGTTCCTCTCGCTTCTCGACGACTTCGCCGAACGCATCGACCTCGGCGGCGGCCACGGCCCGACCTTCGCCGACGGCCTCACCGTGCAGCGCCAACTCGAAGCAATCGGCTACACCGTCTAA
- a CDS encoding aspartate aminotransferase family protein, whose amino-acid sequence MPDQPIPGPRSRALAAQLAVYEPPGVTYLGDDYPVFWERASGALIGDVDGNTYLDLTSAFGVAAVGHTNPHVVAAIEAQARRLVHGMGDVHPTEVRVALLRRLAELAPGDLSKTYLATSGAEAIEFALKTALLATGKPRVVAYDGAYHGLSLGALEVAGIPKFRDPFAPLVVDRATFLRYPGARTSLDDAVAEVRRALDARSDVGALLIEPIQGRGGVIVPPEGYLRSLRALCDERGVLLILDEIYTGFGRTGTLFASEREGVVPDLLCVGKALGGGVPISATIGASRVMDAWPRSTGEALHTSTFLGNPLACAAALATLDEIARLDVCARVNARAAALGERLAALRRFAHVRDVRGRGFLWAIEFSDGGFANRVVVRGLQDGVILLQSGPTGTSITIAPPLTIDDEQLAEALARLERAMQQTEEAS is encoded by the coding sequence GTGCCCGATCAGCCGATTCCCGGACCGCGTTCGCGCGCGTTGGCGGCGCAGCTCGCCGTCTACGAGCCGCCCGGCGTCACGTACCTCGGCGACGACTATCCCGTCTTCTGGGAACGTGCCTCGGGCGCGCTGATCGGCGACGTCGACGGCAATACGTATCTCGATCTCACGTCCGCGTTCGGCGTCGCCGCGGTCGGTCACACCAACCCGCACGTCGTCGCCGCGATCGAGGCGCAAGCGCGCCGGCTCGTGCACGGGATGGGCGACGTGCACCCGACCGAAGTGCGCGTCGCGCTGCTGCGGCGGCTCGCCGAGCTCGCGCCCGGCGACCTCAGCAAGACGTATCTCGCGACGTCGGGAGCCGAAGCCATCGAGTTCGCGCTGAAGACGGCGCTGCTGGCGACGGGAAAGCCGCGCGTCGTCGCCTATGACGGCGCGTATCACGGGCTTTCGCTCGGCGCGCTCGAGGTCGCGGGGATCCCGAAGTTTCGCGATCCGTTCGCGCCGCTCGTCGTCGACCGCGCGACGTTTCTGCGTTACCCCGGCGCGCGCACATCGCTCGACGATGCGGTCGCGGAGGTCCGCCGCGCGCTCGACGCGCGCAGCGACGTCGGCGCGCTGCTGATCGAGCCGATCCAAGGCCGCGGCGGCGTGATCGTCCCGCCCGAAGGCTACCTGCGTTCGCTGCGCGCGCTCTGCGACGAACGCGGCGTCCTGCTGATCCTCGACGAGATCTACACCGGCTTCGGACGCACCGGAACGCTCTTCGCCAGCGAGCGCGAGGGCGTTGTCCCCGACCTGCTGTGCGTCGGCAAGGCGCTCGGCGGCGGCGTCCCGATCTCGGCGACGATCGGGGCCTCGCGGGTGATGGATGCGTGGCCGCGCAGCACTGGGGAAGCGCTGCACACGTCGACGTTCCTGGGGAACCCGCTCGCCTGCGCCGCCGCGCTCGCGACGCTCGACGAGATCGCGCGGCTCGATGTCTGCGCGCGGGTGAACGCGCGCGCCGCGGCGCTCGGAGAGCGGCTCGCCGCGCTGCGCCGGTTCGCGCACGTCCGCGACGTCCGCGGCCGCGGCTTCCTCTGGGCGATCGAGTTCAGCGACGGCGGCTTTGCCAACCGGGTCGTCGTGCGCGGCCTGCAGGACGGCGTGATCCTCCTGCAGTCGGGTCCCACCGGCACCTCGATCACGATCGCGCCGCCGCTCACGATCGACGACGAGCAACTCGCCGAAGCGCTCGCGCGGTTGGAGCGCGCGATGCAGCAAACGGAGGAGGCGTCATGA